The genomic DNA CAACGGGTGATCGAGCGGGTGCGCGAGCAGCAACCGCAGATTGACCTGGTGCTGGCCACGGGGGATTTGTCTCAGGACGGCACGCTGGCGTCTTATCAACAGTTTCGTGACCTGACCCGGCAAATCGACGCTCCGGCGCGCTGGATTCCCGGCAACCACGACGAACCGCAAATCATGGCCCACGCCGCCGTGCACAGCGATTTGCTGGAGCCGGTGGTCGATATCGGCAACTGGCGCGTCACCCTGCTGGATTCGGCGGTGCCCGGTTCCGTCCCGGGTTATCTGCAGGATCAACAGCTGCAATTGCTTGCCCAGGCCCTTAGCGAGGCGCCGAACCGGCATCACCTAGTGTGTTTCCACCATCACCCGGTACCGATTGGCTGCGCGTGGATGGAGCCTATCGGCCTGCGCAACCCGGAGGCGTTGTTTGCCGTGCTGGACCGTTTTCCTCAGGTCAGGGCGGTGCTGTGGGGGCATGTGCACCAGGAAATCGACCGCGAACGCAATGGCGTGCGGCTGTTGGCCTCTCCTTCTACGTGCATCCAGTTCGCGCCCGGCAGCGAAGACTTCAAGGTCAGCGAGCAGGCGCCAGGGTATCGGTGGCTTCGTCTGCATGCCGACGGACGGTTGGAGACGGGTGTGGAGCGGGTCCAGAACTTCGCCTTTACCATCGATTACGGCAGCAACGGCTATTAAAAGCTGCAAACACTGATCAAAAATGTGGGAGCTGGCTTGCCTGCGATAGCGGTGTGTCAGTCATACATTTATTGGCAGGCAGACCGCTATCGCAGGCAAGCCAGCTCCCACATGGGACCTTCGGTGTCTTGACGATTGAGGTGCTCACACACCACCCCGATCCCTGTAAACTGCGCTTCTTTGGCACAAGCATGGAGAGCCCGGCATGCCCGCTTCGATCTTGTATATTCACGGTTTCAACAGCGCACCCGCCTCCAACAAGGCCAGCCAGTTGATCACCGTGATGAACAGCCTCGGCCTGGCCGACCAGCTGCGCGTGCCGGCCCTGCATCACCATCCGCGTCAGGCAATTCCTCAATTGGAGGAGGCCATTGCGCAACTCGGACGGCCG from Pseudomonas tolaasii NCPPB 2192 includes the following:
- the cpdA gene encoding 3',5'-cyclic-AMP phosphodiesterase, with amino-acid sequence MPSVSTVNPDAPALLVQLSDSHLFAEADGALLGMNTRESLQRVIERVREQQPQIDLVLATGDLSQDGTLASYQQFRDLTRQIDAPARWIPGNHDEPQIMAHAAVHSDLLEPVVDIGNWRVTLLDSAVPGSVPGYLQDQQLQLLAQALSEAPNRHHLVCFHHHPVPIGCAWMEPIGLRNPEALFAVLDRFPQVRAVLWGHVHQEIDRERNGVRLLASPSTCIQFAPGSEDFKVSEQAPGYRWLRLHADGRLETGVERVQNFAFTIDYGSNGY